One Vallitalea pronyensis genomic region harbors:
- a CDS encoding response regulator transcription factor yields the protein MIIIADECPLVRLGLMNLVNHEKITDKVVEVDNLDTLVLLCQKQPIHMILYGLNHHFDAFFDCLHQQQDIFKDIKILMLENCLDYTTFKKVRGMNIHGYVLKNADTQDIIDALHIVNRDKHYFDYDILTKLDEINASIDSRLTKREYEIYSLVSKGISNAQIAAKLFISPNTVKKHVSSILNKLHLEDRKQIILQRYKTIV from the coding sequence TTGATTATCATTGCCGACGAATGCCCATTAGTTCGTTTAGGCCTAATGAATCTCGTTAACCATGAAAAAATAACGGATAAAGTTGTTGAAGTGGATAATCTGGACACCTTAGTGCTTTTATGCCAAAAGCAACCCATACATATGATCCTCTATGGATTGAATCATCATTTTGATGCATTTTTTGATTGCTTGCACCAGCAACAGGACATCTTCAAAGATATAAAAATATTAATGTTGGAAAACTGTTTGGACTACACCACTTTCAAGAAAGTGAGGGGCATGAATATTCATGGGTATGTATTAAAAAATGCAGACACACAGGACATTATCGATGCTCTTCATATTGTCAATCGGGATAAACATTATTTTGATTATGATATTTTAACCAAGCTTGATGAAATTAACGCTTCTATAGACAGTCGACTTACAAAAAGAGAATACGAAATCTATTCCCTTGTATCGAAAGGTATTAGCAATGCTCAGATTGCGGCCAAGCTCTTCATATCTCCAAATACAGTCAAAAAACATGTCAGCAGTATCTTAAATAAACTACACCTTGAAGACAGAAAACAAATTATACTCCAACGTTACAAAACCATTGTTTAA
- a CDS encoding signal peptidase I has product MRYVNPKEQQNIQLILFVLLCVFVYFIPRWTHGLKLRHRSFVIWWAFIFGFFYLIIQGLAGLFFSFGKSPFDQHFLSILKNCFTFGLPLICRELVRSYCINGNPHGSKIRTSILLIGIFTILEFTLSKYSGITTFQEFVMFLGQYFLPSLCKQTLLTLFAFLAGPVPAIIYSLMIEFPPYILPILPDLNWLVSAFIGILTPIFSIIVLQALAKKELKQPVKAHENENPLTLTITIILSIVIIWFASGVFSIYPSVIATGSMEPMIYPGDVILVQKINEKNIQLLKEGDVIQFQRGDILISHRIIELVHEHQQVVYRTKGDNNSSEDSELVTPENVKGIIKHVIPKIGWPTLILKQNNDVDTGDLEF; this is encoded by the coding sequence ATGCGTTATGTGAACCCAAAAGAACAGCAGAATATACAACTCATTCTATTTGTTCTGCTATGCGTGTTTGTTTATTTTATACCCAGATGGACCCATGGACTGAAACTCAGACATCGTTCTTTTGTTATATGGTGGGCTTTCATCTTTGGTTTTTTTTATTTGATTATACAGGGTTTAGCCGGCCTTTTCTTTTCATTTGGTAAAAGTCCTTTTGATCAGCATTTTCTAAGTATCCTGAAGAACTGCTTCACTTTTGGCCTGCCTCTCATATGTCGGGAACTTGTAAGAAGTTATTGCATTAACGGTAATCCCCATGGATCGAAAATTAGGACAAGTATACTCTTAATCGGTATCTTTACCATACTGGAATTTACCCTTTCAAAATACAGTGGTATAACCACCTTTCAAGAGTTTGTGATGTTTTTAGGTCAATATTTTTTGCCCAGTTTATGTAAGCAAACGCTTTTAACCTTGTTTGCCTTCTTAGCTGGTCCAGTACCTGCTATTATTTATAGTCTGATGATTGAATTTCCACCTTACATACTACCCATATTACCTGACCTCAATTGGTTAGTTTCGGCTTTTATCGGTATCTTAACACCTATATTTTCAATCATTGTTCTTCAAGCATTAGCCAAAAAGGAACTTAAACAGCCTGTAAAAGCTCATGAAAATGAGAACCCGCTAACATTAACTATAACCATTATCCTCTCAATCGTTATCATCTGGTTCGCTTCTGGTGTATTTTCCATCTATCCGTCAGTCATTGCAACAGGAAGCATGGAACCAATGATTTATCCAGGAGACGTCATCTTGGTTCAAAAAATAAATGAAAAGAATATACAGTTATTAAAAGAAGGGGATGTCATACAGTTTCAAAGAGGGGATATACTCATTTCCCATCGGATCATTGAACTGGTTCATGAACATCAACAAGTGGTTTATCGAACCAAGGGAGACAATAATTCAAGTGAGGACTCTGAACTGGTAACCCCTGAAAATGTTAAGGGCATTATTAAGCATGTCATTCCAAAAATTGGATGGCCCACACTCATATTAAAGCAAAATAACGATGTGGATACGGGTGACCTAGAATTTTAA
- a CDS encoding DUF5305 family protein, producing MKIHLAKDIKFMLTVISSIGIGLAVFYLIYTIQTPHSHTQETLLYNSNSQSWFDYKVQLMPNPIYSLRTMERDKTYISIFTDTIDISYTYQFNGSEPSHINGSYVIRLVMEGYSGHDKDFVSLWTKAYPPVITHDFTEDDSGYSIQEHFQIPLNHYLSFINQLDDAFPLASNRRLKVSCDLMMTAETQHGTIENTHTNTLIIPLTPNFYAISGNLIDEKASPITSMEEIVIPVSTGKIIFLCLLICLFILGLISSIFFIVPIAVNEKEKIIQAIFKKYGSRLIALHMQMESIMVDKPIVYVCTFEGLVRMSDELVQPIMYKEQPSKVDIDRFYVNHDDTLYCYAFDLDPLLSQEQQHLLTMVHDNRVNG from the coding sequence ATGAAGATACACTTAGCCAAAGACATCAAGTTCATGTTAACTGTTATCTCGTCTATTGGTATAGGGTTAGCAGTGTTCTATCTGATATATACCATTCAGACACCCCATAGCCATACCCAAGAAACGCTTCTTTACAATTCAAACAGTCAGTCATGGTTTGATTATAAAGTACAGCTGATGCCGAACCCTATATATAGCCTTAGAACAATGGAACGGGATAAAACCTATATATCAATCTTCACAGATACCATTGATATCTCATATACCTATCAATTCAATGGTAGTGAGCCTTCTCACATCAATGGAAGTTATGTCATTCGACTTGTTATGGAAGGCTATAGCGGACATGATAAAGATTTTGTATCCTTATGGACAAAAGCTTACCCACCTGTTATAACCCATGATTTTACTGAAGATGATAGCGGGTATAGCATTCAAGAACATTTCCAAATACCTCTTAATCACTACCTTTCTTTCATTAACCAATTAGATGACGCTTTTCCACTTGCATCTAATAGACGATTAAAGGTGAGTTGTGATTTAATGATGACCGCTGAAACCCAACATGGAACCATTGAAAACACCCATACAAATACATTGATTATACCATTAACACCTAATTTTTACGCCATATCCGGCAACCTAATCGATGAAAAAGCTAGTCCCATAACCAGCATGGAAGAAATAGTTATACCAGTATCCACAGGTAAAATCATCTTCTTATGTTTACTTATTTGTCTTTTCATCCTTGGACTGATTTCCAGCATCTTTTTCATTGTACCTATAGCAGTTAATGAAAAAGAAAAAATCATTCAGGCAATCTTCAAAAAGTATGGCAGTCGTCTGATTGCTTTACACATGCAAATGGAATCAATCATGGTGGATAAGCCTATTGTGTATGTGTGTACTTTTGAAGGATTGGTACGTATGAGTGATGAACTTGTACAGCCTATTATGTATAAAGAGCAACCATCCAAAGTGGACATTGACCGTTTCTATGTCAACCATGATGATACGCTGTATTGTTATGCATTCGACCTTGATCCTCTCCTATCACAGGAACAACAGCACCTGCTGACAATGGTACATGATAATCGTGTTAACGGTTAG
- a CDS encoding class D sortase has protein sequence MKKTIGAFVIFTGLCLLFFVFYGQWSSDSVQKQMKRAILARNNEELPSVNLSTMHDAFNVTHPSELIHEPSDVLEVFVETNEEENGKEKQSKRNEEKQQVINNALAILSIPSIGLEVAVSEGLSHENLKYSVAHYANSATFGEIGNACIVGHRSHTYNRFFNRLDEVEIGNIVTLNTGINQFSYKVQNVLIVEPKDIWVLEQHHNFAELTLITCTPVRTPTHRLIIKATLV, from the coding sequence ATGAAAAAAACTATCGGTGCTTTTGTCATATTTACAGGTTTATGCCTTTTATTTTTTGTATTCTACGGCCAATGGAGCAGTGATTCCGTACAAAAGCAGATGAAACGTGCCATCCTAGCTCGTAATAATGAAGAACTGCCATCTGTTAATCTATCAACTATGCATGATGCGTTTAATGTAACCCATCCGTCTGAATTGATTCATGAACCCTCTGACGTGTTGGAAGTCTTTGTTGAAACAAATGAGGAAGAAAACGGCAAAGAAAAGCAATCTAAAAGAAACGAAGAAAAACAACAGGTCATAAACAATGCACTAGCCATCTTATCCATTCCTTCTATTGGGCTAGAAGTAGCTGTATCCGAAGGTTTATCCCATGAAAACCTTAAATACTCTGTAGCCCATTATGCTAACTCTGCCACTTTTGGTGAAATAGGCAATGCGTGTATAGTCGGTCATCGAAGCCATACCTATAATCGTTTTTTTAATCGACTAGATGAAGTAGAAATAGGCAATATCGTGACGTTAAACACCGGTATAAATCAATTCTCCTATAAAGTCCAAAATGTATTGATTGTTGAACCAAAAGATATATGGGTTCTAGAGCAACACCATAACTTTGCTGAACTGACTTTAATTACTTGTACGCCTGTTAGAACACCTACTCATCGATTAATCATAAAAGCTACACTCGTATAG
- a CDS encoding sulfatase family protein: MRVLFIDIDTLRPDHMSCYGYNRKTTPHIDRISEEGVRFNNYYCPDAPCLPSRASLISGMFGIRHGAVGHGGTHADRNSMGVERGFRNPIDEHNLHQIFRKRGFHTASISTFPERHSAWWFNAGLKETYNVGGGGMESGEEVLPMALDWLERNGHQDDWYLHVHLWDPHTPYRVPESFGDPFADEPFNTWITDDVIREHLQHVGPHSINEINMYTDEENPHYPRHKGSAKNMKELKAVFDGYDTGILYADYLIGQIVDALREKGIYDDTAIIVTSDHGENMGELGIYAEHGTADDITCHIPFIMKWPGGLQGHVDEGFHYNFDLLPTLCDLLNVDKSPYWDGQSYANTINKGEDQSRDYLILSQMAHVCQRSARFGDYLYMRTYHDGFHLFDKEMLFNIKEDPHEQKNVRDQYPALCEKGAKLILDWHDEQMEKSPSLVDPLWKVMQEHGPYHTWDAIEGYVERLDKTGREEGATKLREKYMHKP, translated from the coding sequence ATGCGTGTGCTATTTATTGACATTGATACATTAAGACCCGACCACATGAGTTGTTATGGTTACAATCGAAAGACAACACCTCATATTGACCGTATTAGTGAAGAAGGCGTAAGATTCAATAACTATTATTGCCCAGATGCGCCATGTTTACCATCTAGAGCCAGTTTGATTAGTGGTATGTTTGGTATTCGTCATGGTGCAGTTGGCCATGGGGGAACCCATGCAGACAGAAATAGTATGGGTGTAGAACGGGGTTTCCGTAATCCCATTGATGAACATAATCTGCATCAGATATTCCGAAAAAGGGGTTTTCATACGGCATCTATAAGTACTTTTCCTGAAAGACATTCTGCGTGGTGGTTTAATGCAGGTTTAAAAGAAACATATAATGTAGGCGGTGGGGGTATGGAATCGGGTGAAGAAGTCCTGCCAATGGCATTAGACTGGCTTGAACGAAATGGTCATCAAGATGATTGGTACCTGCATGTTCATCTATGGGACCCGCATACACCTTATCGCGTACCAGAGAGTTTTGGCGACCCATTTGCAGATGAACCCTTTAATACATGGATTACAGATGATGTTATTCGTGAGCATCTTCAACATGTAGGACCACACAGTATTAATGAAATAAACATGTATACAGATGAGGAAAACCCTCACTATCCACGTCATAAAGGTAGTGCCAAAAATATGAAAGAATTAAAAGCTGTATTTGATGGCTACGATACAGGTATTCTCTATGCGGATTATCTCATTGGGCAAATCGTAGATGCGCTTCGGGAAAAAGGTATCTATGATGATACAGCAATCATTGTTACATCAGACCATGGAGAGAATATGGGTGAATTAGGTATTTACGCAGAGCATGGTACAGCGGATGATATCACTTGCCATATTCCTTTTATTATGAAATGGCCTGGAGGATTACAAGGCCATGTGGATGAAGGTTTCCATTATAATTTTGACTTATTGCCTACACTGTGCGATTTATTGAATGTAGACAAATCCCCTTATTGGGATGGGCAAAGTTATGCTAATACCATTAACAAAGGAGAAGACCAGTCAAGAGACTATCTTATTCTGTCACAAATGGCTCATGTATGTCAGAGAAGTGCTAGGTTTGGTGATTATCTGTATATGCGAACTTATCATGATGGCTTTCATCTATTTGATAAAGAAATGCTATTTAATATAAAAGAAGATCCTCATGAACAAAAAAATGTGAGAGACCAATATCCAGCCTTATGTGAAAAAGGTGCCAAGCTTATACTGGATTGGCACGATGAGCAAATGGAAAAATCACCTTCGTTAGTTGATCCACTATGGAAAGTCATGCAAGAACATGGTCCTTACCATACTTGGGATGCCATTGAAGGTTACGTAGAGCGTTTAGACAAAACAGGGCGAGAAGAAGGCGCCACGAAGCTGCGTGAGAAATATATGCATAAACCCTAA
- a CDS encoding sulfatase-like hydrolase/transferase — MTSKPNVLFFFTDDQRFDTIGALGNQQIKTPHMDALVKQGTAFTHAHIPGGTHGAVCMPSRCMLHTGRTLFHIHDHGSSVPSEHRLMGETFRQHGYRTFGTGKWHNGKEAFARSFTDGGEIFFGGMSDHWNVPAYDFDPTGTYPPSKWIKDPFYTNDISYQHCDHIRAGKHSSELFCECARNWLDGYDRDEPFFMYISFTAPHDPRSMPDEFLHMYDPESIELPENFQEEHFDYGIRTIRDEVLAPYPRTAHEIKRHIAEYYGMITHLDHELGKVINTLKAKGMYDNTIIVFAGDNGLAVGQHGLMGKQSCYEHSVRVPMIFSGPRIPRGRQQETYTYLMDIFPTLCDLTSIPIPETVEGSSLLPALKHDETIREDLYLVYGSLCRGVKDRQYKLVEYRHETLSATQLFDLVHDPMELNNLADEPAYKEIKNRLTARLLTYRDTWDDASHSTGKVFWDSYNQ; from the coding sequence ATGACAAGTAAACCCAATGTTCTATTTTTCTTCACAGATGACCAACGCTTTGATACCATTGGGGCGTTAGGTAACCAACAGATCAAAACACCTCATATGGACGCCTTGGTTAAACAGGGTACTGCTTTTACACATGCACATATACCAGGAGGCACCCATGGTGCTGTATGTATGCCAAGTCGATGTATGTTACACACAGGAAGGACTTTATTTCACATCCATGATCATGGATCATCTGTGCCGTCTGAACATAGGCTCATGGGTGAGACATTTAGACAACATGGTTATCGTACTTTTGGTACAGGAAAATGGCATAATGGAAAAGAAGCTTTTGCAAGGAGTTTTACGGATGGAGGCGAGATATTCTTCGGTGGTATGTCGGATCATTGGAATGTACCAGCCTATGATTTTGATCCAACAGGCACATACCCACCGTCAAAATGGATTAAAGACCCTTTCTACACGAATGATATTTCCTATCAACATTGTGATCATATAAGAGCAGGGAAACATTCCAGTGAGTTGTTCTGTGAATGCGCAAGGAATTGGTTAGATGGGTATGACCGTGATGAGCCTTTTTTCATGTACATTTCTTTTACGGCTCCCCATGACCCACGAAGTATGCCGGATGAATTTTTACACATGTATGACCCAGAATCCATTGAGCTTCCTGAGAATTTTCAGGAAGAGCATTTTGATTATGGTATCAGAACCATCAGAGATGAGGTGTTAGCCCCTTACCCAAGAACCGCCCATGAGATTAAGCGCCATATTGCTGAATATTATGGTATGATTACCCATCTGGATCATGAATTAGGTAAGGTGATCAACACCCTTAAGGCGAAAGGTATGTATGACAATACCATTATTGTATTTGCAGGGGATAATGGTTTGGCTGTAGGCCAACACGGTTTGATGGGCAAACAGAGTTGTTATGAACATAGCGTTCGTGTACCTATGATTTTCTCTGGACCAAGGATACCAAGAGGAAGACAACAAGAAACCTATACATACCTGATGGATATTTTTCCAACCTTATGTGATTTAACAAGCATACCCATACCAGAAACCGTTGAAGGCAGTAGCCTATTGCCAGCGCTTAAACATGATGAAACCATTCGAGAAGACCTCTACCTTGTCTACGGGTCATTATGCCGAGGTGTGAAAGATAGGCAGTATAAATTAGTGGAATACCGTCATGAGACATTATCGGCTACCCAGCTTTTTGACTTGGTTCATGACCCCATGGAATTAAACAACCTAGCTGATGAACCAGCATACAAAGAGATAAAGAATAGATTAACGGCTAGACTTTTAACCTATCGGGATACGTGGGATGATGCTTCTCATTCTACTGGTAAAGTATTTTGGGATTCTTATAACCAATAA
- a CDS encoding NAD(P)H-dependent oxidoreductase: MKFIVLNGSPKGEKSITLQYVHYLKKISKEHEFKVVHIANRINKIEKDTEFFNQIMDDIKSSDGVLWAFPVYVFLVSSQYKRFIELVFERNAQKAFENKYTAILTTSIHFYDHTAINYVHGICDDMHMKFVDYYSAYMYDLLKPDKRKKFACFFELFIDTIEKKQETLRKYMPIQQHAFKYEPNLEGKSIDTGDKKIILVADLKEEDSNIKRMVDTFAHTLKDNIEIVNINTLSIKGGCMGCIRCGYNNQCFYEGKDAFIDFFKEELMKADIIIFAGVIQDRYLSARWKMFFDRAFFNTHIPSLKNKQIGFMISGPLQQLPNLQELLHAYVEEQGASLCGLVTDEYNDSREVDKGLYLLASQAIQHCEKKYIRTFTFLGIGGMKIFRDDMWGKLRFPFIADYRYYKKNGLFDFPQKNYKSRLKNGFLCLVSNIPSVRKEIYVNRMKDGIIKPFKQVLESE, translated from the coding sequence ATGAAGTTCATTGTTTTAAATGGTAGTCCAAAAGGAGAAAAAAGTATTACGTTGCAGTATGTTCACTATTTAAAAAAGATATCCAAGGAACATGAATTCAAAGTCGTACACATAGCCAACCGCATTAACAAAATAGAAAAAGACACAGAATTCTTTAATCAGATTATGGATGATATTAAGTCAAGTGATGGTGTGCTATGGGCTTTTCCTGTCTATGTTTTTTTAGTGAGTTCCCAATACAAACGATTTATTGAATTGGTATTTGAAAGAAATGCTCAGAAAGCCTTTGAAAATAAATATACGGCTATCTTAACAACGTCCATACATTTCTATGATCATACAGCCATTAATTATGTTCATGGCATATGTGATGATATGCATATGAAGTTTGTGGACTATTATTCCGCCTATATGTATGACCTCTTAAAACCTGATAAACGAAAAAAATTTGCATGTTTTTTTGAGCTATTTATTGATACCATAGAAAAGAAGCAAGAAACCCTTAGGAAATACATGCCAATTCAACAGCATGCTTTTAAGTATGAGCCTAATTTAGAGGGGAAAAGTATCGATACAGGTGATAAAAAAATCATCCTCGTTGCTGATCTGAAGGAAGAAGATAGTAACATCAAAAGAATGGTTGATACATTCGCACATACGCTAAAGGATAATATTGAAATCGTGAACATAAATACCTTGTCCATAAAAGGGGGCTGTATGGGATGCATACGATGCGGTTACAATAACCAGTGCTTTTATGAAGGAAAAGATGCGTTTATTGATTTTTTTAAAGAAGAACTCATGAAGGCTGATATCATTATTTTTGCAGGTGTCATCCAAGACCGTTATCTGTCCGCAAGATGGAAAATGTTCTTTGACCGAGCATTTTTTAACACACATATCCCCTCATTAAAAAACAAGCAAATAGGCTTCATGATTTCAGGACCCTTACAGCAACTCCCCAACTTACAAGAGCTCCTTCATGCTTATGTAGAGGAACAAGGGGCAAGTCTATGTGGTCTTGTAACGGATGAATATAACGATTCAAGAGAAGTGGATAAGGGGTTATATCTCCTTGCATCTCAAGCCATCCAGCACTGTGAAAAAAAATACATCCGAACATTCACCTTCTTAGGTATTGGGGGTATGAAAATATTTCGTGATGATATGTGGGGCAAGTTACGGTTTCCCTTTATTGCAGACTACAGGTACTATAAAAAAAATGGTTTATTTGATTTTCCTCAAAAGAATTACAAATCAAGATTAAAGAATGGTTTTTTATGCCTCGTATCCAACATACCATCCGTAAGAAAAGAAATCTATGTGAATCGCATGAAAGATGGCATCATTAAACCATTTAAACAAGTTTTAGAATCAGAATAA
- a CDS encoding NAD(P)H-dependent oxidoreductase translates to MKFIVLNGSPKGEKSLTLQYVKYLKKISKEHDFKVLHIASQINKIEKDEELFNGMIDDIKSCDGVLWAFPLYVFLVCSQYKRFIELIFERNVQEAFENKYAASLSTSIHFYDHTANNYIHAISEDLNMKFVDYYSADMYDLLDAGKRKKLACFFQLFTDAIHKNQDSIKKYKPVKPNRLMYKPQLEEKTIDTSHKKIIVVADLQEEEHNIKKMVNQFSHILNHNVEIINLNTLSIKGGCMGCLRCAYDNQCFYEGKDGFIDVYKEKLMTADILLFAGAIKDRYLSARWKMFFDRGFFNTHTPSLIGKQIGFIISGSLQQIPDLQEILQAYVEWQGSNLCGIVTDEYEDSSEVDRALYHLASQSMYYAKKAYIRSSTFLGIGGMKIFRDDMWGRLRFPFIADHKYYKENGIYNDFPQKDYPSRFKNGFLSLMAKIPTIRDEIYKKRIKDEMIKPFQKFIDNINA, encoded by the coding sequence ATGAAGTTCATTGTACTAAATGGAAGTCCAAAAGGAGAAAAAAGCCTTACATTACAGTATGTAAAATATTTGAAAAAAATATCCAAAGAACATGATTTCAAAGTCTTACACATAGCCAGCCAAATAAATAAAATTGAAAAAGATGAGGAACTTTTCAATGGGATGATTGATGATATAAAATCATGTGATGGTGTGCTCTGGGCATTTCCACTCTATGTTTTCTTAGTTTGCTCCCAGTATAAACGCTTTATTGAACTGATATTCGAGCGAAACGTTCAAGAAGCATTTGAAAATAAATATGCCGCTTCCTTATCAACATCCATACATTTTTATGACCATACAGCAAACAACTATATCCATGCCATAAGCGAAGATTTAAATATGAAGTTTGTGGATTATTATTCAGCGGATATGTATGACCTGTTAGATGCTGGCAAGCGAAAAAAATTAGCATGTTTTTTTCAGTTATTTACTGACGCTATTCATAAAAATCAAGACAGCATCAAGAAGTATAAACCTGTGAAACCGAATAGGCTTATGTATAAACCTCAGTTAGAAGAAAAAACCATCGATACCAGTCATAAAAAAATAATCGTTGTTGCTGATCTACAAGAAGAAGAGCATAACATTAAAAAAATGGTCAATCAATTCTCCCATATCCTCAATCATAACGTGGAAATAATAAACTTAAATACATTATCCATAAAAGGTGGCTGCATGGGATGCTTAAGGTGTGCTTATGATAACCAATGTTTTTATGAAGGAAAAGATGGGTTTATTGATGTATATAAAGAAAAGTTAATGACGGCTGATATCTTATTATTTGCAGGTGCTATTAAAGACCGCTATCTGTCGGCCAGGTGGAAAATGTTTTTTGACCGAGGATTTTTTAATACACATACACCGTCTTTAATTGGTAAACAGATAGGCTTCATCATATCAGGATCTCTCCAGCAAATACCCGATTTACAAGAGATTCTTCAAGCCTATGTGGAATGGCAAGGTTCCAATCTATGTGGTATTGTAACGGACGAATACGAGGATTCAAGTGAAGTGGATAGGGCCCTGTACCATCTAGCATCCCAGTCCATGTACTACGCTAAAAAAGCATATATCCGGTCGTCCACATTCTTAGGTATTGGAGGCATGAAAATATTTCGTGATGATATGTGGGGAAGGCTTAGGTTTCCTTTTATTGCTGACCACAAGTACTATAAAGAAAATGGTATCTATAATGATTTCCCACAAAAGGATTATCCATCAAGATTCAAGAATGGTTTTTTAAGTCTCATGGCTAAGATACCCACTATAAGAGATGAAATCTATAAAAAGAGAATCAAAGATGAAATGATTAAACCTTTTCAAAAATTTATTGACAATATCAACGCATAA
- a CDS encoding PadR family transcriptional regulator, with protein MLQFIILGFLIKCDLNGYAIKKTMSLSTVNFVDTSFGSIYPALKKLNQKGHITAREIVEQGKIKKMYSITPEGKEAFLKWLEIPINPTVTKLEYMARIFFYQNLEKEKAYALIEKFVADIKHLKNELEGTKDYVDEISDYYEMSVYRVGNAYYDFLIDWYEKFLVELKEKNEHE; from the coding sequence ATGTTACAATTTATTATACTTGGTTTTTTAATTAAATGTGACCTGAATGGCTACGCCATTAAGAAAACCATGAGTCTAAGTACGGTCAATTTTGTGGATACCAGTTTTGGAAGTATCTACCCTGCTCTTAAAAAATTAAACCAAAAAGGACACATTACCGCAAGGGAAATTGTTGAGCAAGGTAAAATTAAAAAAATGTATTCCATAACGCCAGAAGGTAAAGAGGCTTTTTTGAAATGGCTTGAAATTCCTATCAATCCAACGGTAACGAAACTTGAATATATGGCAAGAATTTTCTTTTATCAAAACCTTGAAAAAGAGAAAGCCTACGCTTTAATCGAAAAATTTGTAGCGGATATCAAACATTTAAAAAATGAATTAGAAGGTACAAAAGATTACGTGGATGAAATATCGGATTATTACGAGATGTCCGTTTATCGAGTAGGTAATGCCTACTATGATTTTCTTATCGATTGGTACGAAAAATTTCTGGTTGAACTTAAAGAAAAAAATGAACATGAGTAG